From Solanum stenotomum isolate F172 chromosome 2, ASM1918654v1, whole genome shotgun sequence:
TAGGTAGCGGCAAAGGATGGTACGTCTCAGAAGACTGCAAccctttttcttcaacttcAACATCGCTTTCGAAATTGGAAATgggtttctttttcttcttagtaTTATTGGTAGATGTACGTTTCTTCACTGGTCCAGTTTGTTGTTTCGCTGCAGAGCAAGATAATGATGAAAATTTGAGTGCattttttctgtaatttttgttgaaataatAAGAAGGGATTGGGAATAGATGGGTGATTTGGGAATTGAATGATGAAGAATTTGGGAAAATTGCAGAgagatttgaagaagaagaagctggGGAGGAAGCCATTGTTGTTTTCCTCTTACAGAGATGATAACACTGgttcagatattttattttctttttgctaGAAGTTTGGAGGTTTAAGAAAATTGAGAAAGTGACAAAAATGGTCTATTGTTTTGAGGGTAAGTTCAAAATAGTCCCTTGAGTATACAATAAACAATTTTGATCCTTTTGAGTTTAAATAGTCGGTGTAATTACACTAGTGAATTTAGGTAGAGTAGGATGTATGGAGACCTTACTATCtctatgattttatttttcgagaTAGGGTTGTTTCTGACAGACActcaactcaaaaaaaaaaaaattagtagggTGCAAGGATATAAGACGATAAGATAACAAGTGCAAATGAAGTAACATATAGTGATAAACAATGAAGAAAGAATGTTATGTGATTACTGATAATACTACGTATAAGGAGAAGTGGAGAAGAGGCTAACCTCCTACCACTCTCACAAGTTGATGCGATAATACCTGGATATATACTATCCTTCTACATTAATCATTGACCTTCATACTTTTCTATTTAGGGTCATGTCCtcaataaattgaaaatgtGTTATTTTCTCTCCAATCGCCTCTCTCCCTAGTCCCTTCCCCTCCCCTCCCTCCCTCCCTTACGGTTCTCATTTATATTACCTCTACTTCTCTTTAACTCCAATTATAGCAAACATCTCACACACCTTCTTACTAGCGCATACACACACCTCTTCTTTACATATTCGAACCATTTCAACCTCGCTTTCTTCATCTTGTCCACCACAAACGTTACTTTCATATTTCTCCGAATAAATTTGTTACtaataatatatcttttaatatGCTCAGACATCCACCTAAGCATAACATGGACGTTCTTGACTGGACAACACTATGGCCCATGTAACAATGTTGGTCTAAGCATCACTTTGTAGAACTTATTAAAACTTAGCTACACATTTTTATCGCACATACCCTCAGCTGTGAGCCTTTATTTCACACACACTGCTCTAATACGGTGtgcaacatcatcattgatCTTCATGTCTCCTTATTCATGGACTCGAAATACTTAAGATTTTTTTCTCTTGGATATGACTTGTTCATCGATATTCACTTCCACATCTACCTTATGTGTTACATCATTGAAGTTGCACTTTATGTACTATGTTTTATTCCTACTTAACCTGAAATCTTTAGACTTTAAGGCTTGTCTTCATATTTCACATTTTGTCAattaatactatgtcatttgcaaATAACATAAACTACAACACATCCACTTGGATAATGTCGTGCCAAATCATTTACCACTAAGCAAAAATGAACATGATAATATCTCTAATGCAACTCCATCACGATTAGAAAGTGTTCGAAATCACCTCCCACCGTTCTTATTCGAGTATTGACTCCTTCGTAGACATGTCTGTAATTGCTCTAATATACGCCATGAGTACATTGCTAAAACTCCAAACATCTCCCAAGAAAAAAAACTCCCTATACGCATTTTCTAGGTCAACAAACATGGTCCTTTAAGTTTGGTTTCACATTTATACTGGACTATAACTATAACTAATAGTTCAATTTGTTAGATTTGAaacaatgaaggaaaaaaatgaaccaaaataatcaagaaaatcCTATCAAATCTtaaaatatacaacaaaaaaatcACACTAGACactaaaaagatataaaaataataattaaaaaatacacCTCAAAAGTGTACCTGACTTTAATCTATTCATATTTCTATTTCGATTTATGATAAAAAGATTATTtacattaaatttttatatcaaatcaataaacatTCAATATATAGATGTACTACCTTAAActtcttttatttaaatttgattcgtaaatatatatttatttcattaaatcACTTAACTATGGTAGATTAAAATAGGCATTTACTCTTGTATAATTAATAGAATCACGACATGAAATGAAGGGACTCCGTTATTCCAAGCTATTTGCGTAAAAAGATACAAAtttatctcttcttttttcataaCAATCTGaaatattatatcaaaagtCTAACAAAAAAAGAGTAccttgtttgtttatttttacttctttatatttgacttgatatatactttaaaactaattaatagtttaataaatttattatatcgctctttgaatataataaatttatattttgaaaaatacatTAAGAAATAGCTACagttaataataagaataactTAGAAACCAAgcgataaattattttatattttttaaaattagacaaatgaatataaatatttatttttagtaaagtGGACAAAAGAATGAACGAAaggagtaaaaaaatatttttatttcgtACTAGTACAttcttccaaagaaaaaataatttataaaaatgaaccAATCTACAAAGAATAAAGGAAAATCAAAATCCCTTTATCCATACTTTATTGGGTTAAGTAAAAGACCCTCATTTTTCTATGACActgggtcgtttggtacaaaaatGGATAATGCATGGATTATTAATGTTGAGATTAGTACTGCAGGGATGAATAATGCAGTGATTAGTAATGTAaggtttatttttatcaagtgtttggttcattggtTTCAACCCCATTTTGGAATTGAGtttaaactttataaaaaaactcctttccaattatacccttaaattattatgtaattagGTTAAGGTAAATAATTGtcggacaatattatttttttatggtcttctaactagctatgagaagaacaattttgttgtcatgtttgactttttttcacttaaaataattgtcatcttagtAAATTGACTACTtacaaaatgtcaattttcaattaaaaaaaaaagataaactatcaacttttaaaattaaaaagacgTAAACaatgtaaaactgaataaatcatctacatttacacataaaaattgcaagttgtagttttaacatgtatgcaattttataaattgttcaaatacaaataattagaaaccacacaaatattgcccttttaattaattaatgttaagcaactcacatttcaaatattgtattaatttgtattggatttatgtagtaacaaacaactttctctaaataatttgtaagttaatttatttaaataaatttactagtacaaatataaaacataaaatcaagaaaataattaaaatgatttgagggatatttttgtctttacatagacttatcccatggtattatatcaaatgtattactaatacctccaaatggaaggtattagtaatacaccctataataccatgtaggagGTATAACTAATTAGAGCTGTCAATGTGGGCTAGCCCACCCCATCCGGGCTAACCCATACAGGGTTTGACATTTTACGGGTCAGGccgggctagcccatttttggtgtgggccagaaaacggtcggcccaacccacaagtacgtgggctaaAGGTTTGCCGGGCCATcccactttttttaaaattatattttttttataattattaaaataaattataaattataatttaaaaatattatcataaatatcgacaaaacaatattacatcatgttaatgttactacttgttaatcaaatccacaaataaaattatctttataatatttattaaggttttttcaaataaaagtataaatatataaatagaaatattaacctaattgttttgtcacattaaaacacaaaaaatgtgacaatattccaaccataaaaaagttaaaaataaacttcttaaaaaaatcatgaaacttatGACGTATCTAACACATCATGAAATCTATGACGTATCCAACACTTTatgatcatcttcatcaagcatATCTGAATCAGCTTGTGGCAAGGTTgtcttaacatcttcattttcatctgcAATTTATATgcggttttaattagttaaatattaaattgattttgagtttggattctctttaattttaaattttaatattatattatattttttaaattatttttatttggcccacgaGCCGGCCCTacctatatttctcaagccccacaaatcagcAGACTTATTCAGGACAGGCTAAAAAgtctttttcttaaatgggctccaaaaatcCTAGCCCAGCCCTATTAAATCTCAGGTTAAGCCAGGCTGGCCCAacaggcctagcccatattgacaaatctataactaatccatggattagttatagaTAGGCCCAAATTCCTACCAaatatagtactaaataataccagacataatatatgaattatttattttaatgtggCCTACCAAACGACGAAATTCCTAAACAACCTTTTTCATCTTGTATAtctattaaactaaaataataattgtattagtgcataattaaaaatatgtgtatTTTGCCTAGtataattgtaattttgtacccaaataattcaatatatatgaAGCTCAATTACCACACTACAActctaatataatataactaaTTAGATTTTTtcgtttaattaaaaaaattatatcaatatttatatcatatcaataaaatatagaaTGTACGTCTTCTATATACATCATTATAATTTAACACTGGTTAAACAATATGTGCTACTTACTTTAATTTTAGCTAATAAGATTAATTTATAGCATGATTTAATGTTAATTCTGAGTGTGACCAAGTATTTAtcaaattatgagatatttcaTGGTGAAATtgtcattataatatttaatagtgGAGATCTATAATTACAAGGGGAGAAAGAATCTTCTctaattatgttcaattttagacaaaataatatattttattttttttatatgtagcTTTAATAAGGAAGCATGGTCACTTGagatttaataatttataaaacaaaatcATTTAACCAAACAAGGAACATCATTCAATATTATCTTACATCATTTATCAAGAATCATAGAAgtaagagcccgtttggattgacttaaaaaaaatagtttttaagttaaaaataaaaagtcaaattgagatgacttttaagtcaaaaaataaaaagtagggggagacctacttttggtttctgacttattttaagtcattttttttacttattttaagtcattttttactttgCCAAACACTttgtaacttattttaagttattttttatatttatcaaacactTTCAGAAGTCTAAAACTGACTTAAAACTATGTTGGatcaacttttaagccaatccaaacgaaCTCTAAATAGATATTTGAGATACAAAGTAAAATATTAAGACCACCTAATCATAATTTATCTACTCATTTTTTAAGTCCGGATACACATAACTTACCAAACACCTAATTGTGTGTATGCTAGTAAAAAGTAATTGATATCAAATAATCGAAATGACACACAAATTAATAATGCAAATTTGCTAATACACGTCCAATTTTTTACGANAGACCTATTTTTGGtttctgacttattttaagtcattttttaccttgtcaaacactttataacttattttaagttattttttatatttatcaaacactTTCAGAAGTCTAAAAGTGACTTAAAAGTatgtttgatcaacttttaagtcaattcaaacgaACTCTAAATATAGATTTGAGATACAAAGTAAAATATTAAGACCACCTAATCATAATTTATCTACTCATTTTTTTAGTCCGGATACACATAACTTACCAAAACCTAATTATGTGTATGCTAGTAAAAAGTAATTGATATCAAATAATCGAAATGACACATAAATTAATAATGCAAATTTGCTAATACACGTCCAATTTTTTTTCGATAATTTGTCTGttttcctaaaaataaaaaaatggggATAAAATctagcaaaataaattattaaaagatttatgtttttttaataagaaacaAAATCATGAGAAATGGGTGCACGTCGTTAATTTCCCTACACACCCACTCCCACTCCTACATTCTGATGAAGTCGtcgtttttatttatttattacaattaatTACGTGTTATTTAATATgtaaaagttatttatttgtttattctttttatttattttagtgttTCTTATACTCCCTAGTCCATGCCTTTTAGATTATGTGTCGTGTTTTTGTTTTACATGTTAACTCTACTTCTATAAATTCGCTTACATTATCGATTTTAAGTTTGAATAAATGAAGAGCGTTAAGTTGAAAACAAAATTTCTACCCATAAGGTCTACTTGTGAAACTACGTTGAGTTTGTTTGTCATTGTTATGTCTTCGACGCAtctcttaaaaaaatttaattaggagtttttgattattttacaCTCATAAAGATATAATCCCTCTTCATTAATTATTAATCTAGGggaaaaaataacttattttattttcaacttttcGTAGTTTCTCATCTTTTAATTAGCGTTGTAATTAATGACGGAGCCGAAATTTCACCAAGGAGccttaaaatttgaagaagtaaaTACACATCCACAAAAGTTACTCTGTTTTTTGTTATaatatgttgtttattgtgttttaattatcacactattttactgttaatgtttttttttcatgatgTGTATTACTTTCCTTATTAATTGTCATACATCTGAGAAGTCACCGAATAGATATAGACGCTAATGAGATATGAAGATTCATCAAAAAGACACACATACTATGCAATTCAGATATGAGAAATAATCTTAACTTTTATGACCCTTGAATTGagagtcttttgaaaataatttttctaagaTAATTtgagtaatattttattttagttacatatagaaaacttaataaaaagcaaataaaacaaaaataaaaacaaaagatatttcagacaacaaaattctaaaaaagcTGTTAAACGTACTGAGTGCTCAACAATACcaccaaaaaaatttcaaaaaagcaAAAgtaagaaagagagagaaaaaaaaaaatcattaaaagtCTCCGGCCCCGGCAATGTCGTCGGTACCGACTATCTCCGGCGAGCACAGTACTGTTTGAGTTGAGCTGAAAAAGGAAGAAGGAAATGCGTGAACCTTGTGTTGCTGCTGCTactgttgttgttgctgttgctACTACTATGACGAAGAAAACTAGTCCGGAAGAGGATGGGGACGTGATAATCATCCCTCCGTTGTGTACATCAGCTAATCGGTCAAGATTACAAGCTGGGTCACGTCGCATTACGCCGACGAATGATGATATGGCTGAGCTCCGGCAGCTGCCGAACGGAGATCTGTATACTGGGACATTTTTGGGAAAAGTGCCGCATGGTAATGGGAAGTATTTATGGTCTGATGGGTGTATGTATGAAGGTGAGTGGAGAAGAGGGAAGGCGAGTGGTAAAGGGAAGTTTTCGTGGCCTTCGGGGGCGACTTATGAAGGGGATTTTAAGGATGGGAGAATGGATGGGTATGGGACGTTTATCGGAGCTGATGGGGATACGTATCGGGGTTGGTGGGCAGCAGATCGGAAACATGGGTTTGGAGAGAAGTTATATGCTAATGGGGATTTGTATGTTGGTTCTTGGAAGTGGAATTTGCAAGAAGGGGAAGGGAGGTATGTTTGGGGAAATGGGAATGAGTATATTGGAGAATGGAGAAAAGGGGTTATGTTTGGTAaaggggttttgatttgggcaAATGGGAAAAGATATGAAGGGGATTGGGATAATGGGATGCCTAAAGGAAATGGTGTTTTTAGTTGGCCTGATGGTAGGACTTGTTATACTAGTGGTTCATGGGGTGATAGTAATTCATCCAAACAAGAATTTAGTACTGGTGGTGGTAATGGTGGTCAGGTTCTAAGGAGATCTTCTGTGACGATGAATGTGCGTGAAAGGAATGTTAATTTACCGAGGATTTGTATATGGGAATCTGATGGTGAAGCAGGAGATATTACTTGTGACATAGTTGACAATAGGGAGGCTTCTTCTATGTTTGTTCCTAGGAATGATGATGAGGAggatgaggatgatgatgatgatgaagagaGTGAGAGTTCTGAAGGAGATGAAAGTGGGGATTTTCGGAAGAGTCCTTGCCACTCTGAAGTTGTGGAAATGAAGAAGCCGGGGCAACCAATAACCAAGGGACATAAGAATTATGATTTGGTGGTTAGTCTTCAGCTAGGTATTAGGTAATGCTGCCTCTTATTGCTCTCTTCAGCATTTAGTTCATGTTTTTTGCATTTTAAGAACCTTATGTAGGTGGTTATGTATTCATTTATATGCAGGTATTCTACTCAGAAGCACGCCTCAATTACCCGAGAACCAAAGAATGGGGATTTTGATCCTAATGAGAAGTTCTGGACAAGGTTTCCACCTGAGGGTTCCAAACTCACACCACCCCATCAGGTTGTGGACTTCAAATGGAAGGACTACTGTCCCGTAGTTTTCAAGTATGTTTAGTGGAATCCCGGATCCAGCCTTTTCGACCTTTTAGTGGAACAGATTGAATTGTCGTTACTGTTTAGCTAATTAATTGTTGTCTCCTTTTCGTTGATGTTGTTAGGAGTCTTAGGGAGTTGTTTGGAATAGATCCAGCTGAGTACATGCTAGCTATCTGTGGAAGTGATGCACTTAGGGAACTATCTTCCCCTGGGAAAAGTGGCAGCAACTTCTATCTAACTCAAGATGACCGATTTATCATCAAAACTTTGAAAAAGTCCGAAGTTAAGGTCAGTGACTCCGAGCAGCTCAGTACCTTTTCCTTTTAGGGTAGGAATGAAGAGAGACAGCTGTTAGTTATTTGAATGAGGCGCGCTATTCGATATATCACTTACACTCTTGCTTTACTCTTTAGCAACACATTGATGGTTGAGAAAATAGGATTGCTTTTACTGATTTTCCATGTTGCTCAGGTGTTCATTAGAATGCTTCAAAGTTATTATCGGCATGTTCGTCAGTACCGAAGCTCCTTGGTGACAAAGTTTTTTGGTGTACATTGTGTTAAAATGGTTGGATGTCAAAAGGTATGTTTGAAATCTCTTTAATGCTATACAATATCTGGATTTCTGAAGAAGATCAAGTATAGTTCCTCATGCAGTCATTTCCTTGGAGTTCTTACATTCACTTATTCAATGTATAAACCAGACACGTTTTGTTGTTATGGGGAACCTGTTCTACTCTGAACGTGTGATCCATAAGCGCTTTGATTTAAAGGGATCCTCTTATGGCCGTACAACTGATAAGCCAGGAGGAGAGGCCGATGAGACTACTACGCTTAAAGACCTCGATCTCAACTTTGTCTTTCAATTGCGACAATCTTGGTATAAAGAGCTTATAAGGTGATAAATACCTTTGTCcgattttcttttgttgttgtcTTTATATTTATAGCATCTGACTTTATTCTTGTGGTTCTCAGACAAATTGATATAGATTGTCAGTTTCTGGAAGCTGAGAATATCATGGATTACAGTCTTTTGATTGGTGTTCATATCTGCAATTATAGTAACAATGGCGAGATGAATTTGTCACCTTCTGGTAACAATTCTGCAAACTTTTCTACATCCAGATTGCAATTATTACATCTTTTTTCTGCTTCATAATATACTTTATGTGCAACTTGGTCGCACGACTCCTGAGAATACTCACTTATATACTGATAGGCAAAGCTGATGCTCAAGATTATTGCTTATGTGATGCAGAAAGTCCTGATAAGGGACATATCATTGACAAAAGGTATGCCCTGTATGCTTTCTTCTTTGGTTCCCCAACTTTAAAGGCGTTATCTCAATTTTTTCCAATCAATATAAGAAATTCTATAGTATGGAAATCTGAACACTGGGTAGGCATGTCCTCTTCTGATACCAAAAAGCACTTCATTTTCAAAAAGTGTTCAGCTGTAGTTTCTAATTCTTCTCTTCATGCTTGACCAGCATTAAGGAACAAATATGAAATATTCTTACAGAGACCTACCTCAGCAATGtggaattttatttaatttgccTCCATTCTCGCTATGTGCTTGGTACACAGATATGTTCAAGTGGTCTCTTTTTGGGTCACTGTTGTAGTCATTCATCTACTTCTCTTACTTGCACATGCAAACATACTTTTGGTTGTGGTACCAGAATCCAACAAGTGAAATGTTGGTACTAAAAAGACATTTGTTCATCATAGTGCACCTATTTAAGATCCTTGAACAATTAAAGAACCATTAAGATTGACATTTGTTCCTTAACCGCTGAACTGTGGATGCTTATGATTTTGTTATACAAATAACCTCtccttaaaaaaaagttatacagCTCTACATATATATCATAAGGTCTTGGTTATGATAGCAAAGACTGCTCAGTTTGGAACCTCTATTGATCGCTCGTTGAATATAAGCTGCTGCTTGTGTAGCTTCCGCATAAACTTTCTACTTTTATTAGTGCAGTTGTGAAGTTAATAAATTGTTGTTTGATTTCTATATCCCACCGTGTAGTTAATCTTCTAACCTTGATCAACACCTTGCATGTGGCTTTTATCATGTCCTatgaattcattatttttcaACCTTGAAGTAACCAATGCGAGTAAAACCTCTTTCGAAAATTGCAAGAATGTTAAGAATTTCAACATGGCTCTTGTGATGTCTCAGGAATTCTCCTATAAGTTCAGCTGCAAATGTGCCTGCAAGGGCGATGTGTGTGACAAGGAGTGGAATTGAGTCAACTTCTGAACAGGGTGGCTGTGATGCTAATAATGCTATCCTTTGCCTGGGCATCATTGACATTCTTCAAGATTATGATATCAGCAAAAGACTAGAACATGCATACAAGTCATTTCAGGTGGATCCCACTTCAATATCTGCTGTTGATCCAAAGCTCTACTCTAAAAGATTTCGAGATTTTATAAGTAGAATCTTTAAAGTAGACGAAGGGTAAGGATCATGGAAAGAGCATGTAGATAAGCTTATGGAGACGGGCAAGTGAGATACAAGAAGAGACTGGAATTAGTTGAATCGGTTAACGCCCTTGTTTGCTGATTATATGATGACTGGTTTTTGTGGAGATCTTGGCCATTGGTAAAGTGTGAATGAATGGTCTGATGAAGTTGGAtgcccaattttattttatcccCTTTCCCTCCCTTGCTATATATGTCAAGGATGATCAAGCTAGGTAAGTTAtgtatatcattttttatttttttttctcttttacctTCCTTTTGGTCACTCTCTAGTTGAGTTGAGTGAACATGAAGATTTTGATCAAATGTACAGTAAAGGAAATCTTTTTTGGTAGTATTTGTAGTTACTGTGTTCCACGACGAAATTTAATTCTTAGTTTCCTTGTTTAATTTGTGTTAGCAATGACTTGTAGGTTAATGGaagttgaagaagtgtgttATCTATCATTTGCCTTATGTTTGTGGctatttattttacatatttgCCTTTGACATTAATGGAGTTCCAACATGAACATGGTGATTTTGAATCACCTTACGTTAGAAGGGTATGAATGATGCTAAAGTATAACGGAAGGTGAACTTATGACATCTCATGTTGAATGCTTcctttttgaagagtccgaacaACTTTATGAGTGATTCATACTCATAGGCATCTAAACACCCCTCTATGAGAACCAACAACTTTTCTGTAactaaaagataaaagaattgctcttaaatttatataatatgtacaagaaattgaataaattacaaattatatttatactctTTCTGCTGCCTCACAGAAGAGGTGCAAACATCATATTACAACTAAAGTTTTCAAACAGTAGCATAACATATTGAACTAACAAAGCAGATTTATCTGTGTTgttcagactcttcaaaaataatgTCAAAAGTATGTTGGATCTTCCCAAAGCTATGCACTTTTGGAGGACCAGACACGAATGTGACAACATTTTTGGAGGGTTCGAACAATATAAGATTTACTAGTGCTATCTTGGACCTGAGACTTGCTGTGAAGACATATAAGAGAAGGAATTGTAAGAGCTACTAGTAGTACTGCTAAGGTTCCTGTTTTGTTGATGTAACTCAAACACATTAACCTCTTGATCCCCATTGATCATCGTTGCTTCAGTGAATCTACGACCATAAAATCGTAGAAAATTGAGTGATTGTACCTGTGGCATCGCCAAAGGCAACACACCTTCTAACATGCCAACAACATTGGCCATTGTTGGTCTCAGAGTTGGCTCTTCATGCAAACAACACAAAGCCACACGTACTAGCTTCTCGACTTCCTCACTTTTGACACTCCCCAGAACACGAGGATCCACAAGCTCCAGGTACTTTTTCTGTTCATGCATTTCCAATGCGAATAATGGGAAGTAGATTGGCTGATTTGCTGAGGCAAGAGACGATGGAGAAAGCCTATTCCTTTCACTACTTTCGCTTTGAGAAGTAGTGTCATTTGGTGGTTGGAACGAGGAGTTCTTCTTCCCTCGTACTATTTCTAGTAGCACCATTCCGTAGCTGTAGACATCTGATTTCTCTGTAATGGCTGAGCTAGTCAGCCATTCGGGAGCTAAGTAGCCTCGAGTTCCTCTCATCGTGGTAAACCAACTAGACTGCTCAGAATTAAGAAGCTTGGAAAGCCCAAAATCTGATATTTTTACTTGCAGGTTGTCATGGAGGAGTATGTTCTCTGGCTTCACATCACAATGTATGATCTTCTGCTCACAACCACCATGCAGGTAAGCAAGCCCACGTGCTGTTCCAAGCGCGATTTCATATCTGGTATGCCAATCCAAGCCAGGTCCGTGTCCAAAAAGGGTCCGATCCAATGAGCCTCGATTCATATATTCATACACCAGAAACCTTTCTCCCCTATGTGCACAAAATCCTTTCAAACTAACTAAATTAACATGGTGAACTCTCCCAATAATCGCGATCTCAGTGCAAAACTCCCTATTTCCGT
This genomic window contains:
- the LOC125856136 gene encoding phosphatidylinositol 4-phosphate 5-kinase 1-like; amino-acid sequence: MDNAWIINVEISTAGMNNAVISNVRKKEMREPCVAAATVVVAVATTMTKKTSPEEDGDVIIIPPLCTSANRSRLQAGSRRITPTNDDMAELRQLPNGDLYTGTFLGKVPHGNGKYLWSDGCMYEGEWRRGKASGKGKFSWPSGATYEGDFKDGRMDGYGTFIGADGDTYRGWWAADRKHGFGEKLYANGDLYVGSWKWNLQEGEGRYVWGNGNEYIGEWRKGVMFGKGVLIWANGKRYEGDWDNGMPKGNGVFSWPDGRTCYTSGSWGDSNSSKQEFSTGGGNGGQVLRRSSVTMNVRERNVNLPRICIWESDGEAGDITCDIVDNREASSMFVPRNDDEEDEDDDDDEESESSEGDESGDFRKSPCHSEVVEMKKPGQPITKGHKNYDLVVSLQLGIRYSTQKHASITREPKNGDFDPNEKFWTRFPPEGSKLTPPHQVVDFKWKDYCPVVFKSLRELFGIDPAEYMLAICGSDALRELSSPGKSGSNFYLTQDDRFIIKTLKKSEVKVFIRMLQSYYRHVRQYRSSLVTKFFGVHCVKMVGCQKTRFVVMGNLFYSERVIHKRFDLKGSSYGRTTDKPGGEADETTTLKDLDLNFVFQLRQSWYKELIRQIDIDCQFLEAENIMDYSLLIGVHICNYSNNGEMNLSPSGKADAQDYCLCDAESPDKGHIIDKRNSPISSAANVPARAMCVTRSGIESTSEQGGCDANNAILCLGIIDILQDYDISKRLEHAYKSFQVDPTSISAVDPKLYSKRFRDFISRIFKVDEG
- the LOC125857053 gene encoding G-type lectin S-receptor-like serine/threonine-protein kinase At5g35370: MSEFDSPIDSCRVAFTCKKLGVCDEGRCSCPPGFRVSSEVNGSCAPVDRNLVMPVSCNASLNMNVTELGNRVSYLRLENGMDYFANDFIEPVKRGVNVSGCQDLCSKNCSCLSVFHDQSSGSCYMIENFLGSILRGSDSSNGRGRLGYVKVISEPSSFDPNDNSSDKRSRLPVVALILLPSSGLFLIIVMMAGIMWLMRRRRLMQISGKEFGRTDSSSFAELDNISILGLPVKFDHEEIRVATECFRNQIGTGGFGTVYKGTLSDGAVVAVKKMNALGAHGNREFCTEIAIIGRVHHVNLVSLKGFCAHRGERFLVYEYMNRGSLDRTLFGHGPGLDWHTRYEIALGTARGLAYLHGGCEQKIIHCDVKPENILLHDNLQVKISDFGLSKLLNSEQSSWFTTMRGTRGYLAPEWLTSSAITEKSDVYSYGMVLLEIVRGKKNSSFQPPNDTTSQSESSERNRLSPSSLASANQPIYFPLFALEMHEQKKYLELVDPRVLGSVKSEEVEKLVRVALCCLHEEPTLRPTMANVVGMLEGVLPLAMPQVQSLNFLRFYGRRFTEATMINGDQEVNVFELHQQNRNLSSTTSSSYNSFSYMSSQQVSGPR